A genomic stretch from Sphingomonas faeni includes:
- a CDS encoding fatty acid desaturase, with protein MSTTSLPRAVADRRQAHIGLSLAAAIVVAWLAIHVTGIFFWRWSVGTVPIAVAMVLVQTWLSTGLFIVAHDSMHGALAPGYPQLNRAAGATCLALYACLSYATLLPQHHLHHRHAGSEGDPDFHGGDPRLIGWFGQFFRTYYSHGQIVRITLVALVYTLLLGAPLGNIVVFWAVPALGAVGQLFVFGTWLPHRESDEPFPDTHRARSARIPQIVSLLTCFHFGGYHHEHHLSPGTPWWGLPARRRALTDSRQADIRGS; from the coding sequence TTGAGCACCACCTCGCTCCCTCGAGCCGTTGCCGATCGACGGCAAGCGCACATCGGCCTGTCGCTAGCCGCGGCGATCGTCGTCGCTTGGCTGGCGATCCACGTCACCGGCATTTTCTTCTGGCGGTGGAGCGTCGGCACGGTTCCGATCGCGGTCGCGATGGTCCTCGTCCAGACCTGGCTCAGCACGGGGTTGTTCATCGTCGCGCACGACTCGATGCACGGCGCATTGGCTCCCGGTTATCCGCAACTGAACCGCGCGGCGGGGGCAACGTGCCTCGCGCTCTACGCCTGCCTGTCCTATGCGACGCTGCTGCCCCAGCATCACCTCCATCATCGTCATGCCGGGTCCGAAGGCGATCCCGATTTTCATGGCGGCGATCCCCGCCTGATCGGATGGTTCGGCCAGTTCTTTCGGACGTATTATTCGCACGGACAGATCGTTCGCATCACGCTGGTCGCGCTGGTCTACACGCTGCTGCTGGGCGCACCGCTCGGCAATATCGTCGTCTTCTGGGCTGTGCCTGCATTGGGTGCGGTGGGGCAGTTGTTCGTGTTCGGTACGTGGCTGCCACACCGTGAGAGCGACGAGCCTTTCCCCGACACGCATCGTGCGCGGAGCGCACGGATCCCGCAGATTGTGTCGCTGCTCACATGCTTCCATTTCGGCGGCTACCATCACGAGCATCATCTTTCACCGGGGACCCCCTGGTGGGGGCTCCCTGCCCGCCGCCGTGCGCTTACCGACAGTCGGCAGGCGGACATCCGCGGTTCGTAA
- a CDS encoding glycosyltransferase — translation MIRQNGHIAVITSPVPGHLNPLQVLGAELDALGWRVTIVHVRGTERFITNDSIAFVPLPEHPGRERLDLYREKLARPTGPIGLRRMIRATAGITGALLADAPDVLRRIGADALIADAVEPAGPLIAQHLGLPYVVAATGLPLIREEGVPPPFLGWRYRPGALARFRNRGGYAVSDRLMRPITTVLDAARLDWGIGPDERPPLVQVAQCPRELDYPRDHLPANFLYGSPWREARAEATTLPNDGRPLVFCSLGTLQGSRRALFAVMAQACAAVGARAVIGHAGGLTTAEEAMLPGDPLVRAFWPQEAVLRHCAAAVLHGGFNTVLDALAAGVPIVALPIAFEQPATAARLARVGAGRVVSARSLTVRTLANALHEVMTQPTYRLAARRIATAIEADGGAAQAAAAIHSVLEPSTRRLTVSSTAYE, via the coding sequence ATGATACGCCAGAACGGCCATATCGCCGTCATCACCTCTCCCGTGCCCGGACATCTCAATCCGCTGCAAGTCCTGGGCGCGGAACTCGACGCGTTGGGCTGGCGCGTGACGATCGTCCATGTCCGCGGGACCGAGCGGTTCATCACGAACGACAGCATCGCTTTCGTCCCCCTGCCGGAACATCCGGGGCGGGAACGCCTGGATTTATATAGAGAAAAGCTTGCCCGGCCGACGGGGCCGATAGGGCTTCGGCGGATGATCCGCGCGACTGCGGGCATCACGGGCGCACTGCTCGCCGACGCACCCGACGTTCTTCGACGGATCGGCGCGGATGCGTTGATCGCGGATGCGGTGGAGCCTGCCGGTCCGCTGATCGCCCAACACCTCGGCCTTCCCTATGTCGTTGCAGCAACGGGGCTACCGCTAATCCGCGAGGAGGGTGTTCCCCCGCCCTTCCTCGGCTGGCGTTATCGCCCCGGCGCGCTAGCTCGATTCCGCAATCGCGGCGGCTACGCGGTGTCGGACCGGCTGATGCGGCCGATCACGACCGTTCTGGATGCCGCGCGCCTGGACTGGGGGATCGGCCCGGACGAACGCCCCCCGCTAGTGCAGGTCGCGCAATGTCCGAGAGAACTGGATTATCCGCGCGACCATCTGCCTGCCAATTTTCTGTACGGATCGCCGTGGCGTGAAGCTCGAGCCGAAGCTACGACGTTGCCGAACGACGGACGACCTCTGGTTTTCTGCTCGCTTGGTACGTTGCAGGGGTCGAGGCGAGCCCTGTTCGCGGTGATGGCGCAAGCCTGCGCGGCCGTAGGCGCCAGGGCGGTGATCGGGCATGCCGGCGGCCTGACGACTGCCGAAGAGGCAATGCTGCCGGGCGATCCGCTCGTACGTGCCTTCTGGCCGCAGGAAGCCGTCTTGCGCCATTGTGCGGCGGCCGTGCTGCACGGCGGGTTCAACACCGTGCTCGACGCGCTGGCAGCAGGGGTCCCGATCGTGGCCTTGCCGATCGCCTTCGAACAGCCCGCGACCGCCGCGAGGCTCGCGAGGGTTGGTGCAGGGCGGGTAGTCTCGGCGCGATCGTTGACCGTACGCACCTTGGCAAATGCGCTGCACGAGGTGATGACCCAACCGACCTATCGTTTGGCCGCTCGCCGTATCGCGACTGCTATCGAGGCGGACGGTGGCGCCGCCCAGGCCGCAGCGGCGATCCACTCGGTTCTGGAACCGAGTACCCGACGGCTTACGGTGTCGTCGACCGCTTACGAGTAA
- a CDS encoding phosphatase PAP2 family protein — MTVGCIVLGYANGFVVDAWRALPVCAALAILFGAIVFGRARQQPRLTAGATAFLQMTLFTVNGVVLAYVLAAQAGPLLDRELAAADRYLGFDWATLYRTLDTVPIAIWIGGIAYHSLTLQMVVCIVALSATGRSDRLRLMVAAAVSSGIVTILISGAVPAMGNVFDPAGYHALWPSVAWLEHDLITGLRDGSVRKLDLTQLMGIVTFPSYHATLPIILAWAQRDVARLRIIAPVWAVVTILATPVFGGHYGVDVLAGIGLAVGGIAVAPTLTRKRSTTP, encoded by the coding sequence ATGACCGTCGGCTGTATCGTGCTGGGGTATGCAAACGGCTTCGTGGTCGATGCTTGGCGTGCGCTGCCGGTGTGCGCGGCGTTGGCGATCCTGTTCGGCGCGATCGTCTTCGGCCGGGCGCGGCAGCAGCCACGCTTGACGGCGGGGGCGACGGCATTCCTCCAGATGACCTTGTTCACCGTCAACGGCGTCGTCCTCGCCTATGTGCTGGCAGCGCAGGCCGGACCGCTTTTGGATCGAGAGCTGGCCGCGGCGGACCGCTATCTCGGCTTCGATTGGGCTACGCTATATCGGACGCTCGACACCGTTCCGATCGCGATATGGATCGGCGGGATCGCGTATCATAGTCTTACGCTGCAGATGGTGGTGTGCATCGTCGCGCTCAGCGCCACCGGACGGAGCGACAGGCTTCGCTTGATGGTGGCCGCGGCCGTCTCGAGCGGTATCGTGACGATCCTGATTTCGGGAGCGGTCCCAGCGATGGGCAACGTCTTCGATCCGGCGGGCTATCACGCGCTCTGGCCCTCCGTCGCGTGGTTGGAGCACGACCTCATCACCGGACTGCGCGACGGATCGGTTCGCAAGCTGGATCTCACCCAGCTTATGGGGATCGTGACCTTCCCGAGCTACCACGCCACGCTGCCGATCATCCTCGCCTGGGCACAACGCGACGTTGCACGGCTGCGTATCATCGCTCCGGTCTGGGCAGTGGTGACGATCCTCGCGACGCCGGTATTCGGCGGGCACTACGGCGTGGACGTACTGGCCGGGATCGGCTTGGCGGTGGGGGGAATCGCCGTTGCGCCCACGCTTACTCGTAAGCGGTCGACGACACCGTAA
- a CDS encoding zinc-dependent alcohol dehydrogenase family protein codes for MKAMTLRSPIGLDSLRMEDRPDPGAPGPGAIRVALHGSSLNFHDLGVATGRMPTADGRVPLADGAGTVEAVGEGVTEFVPGDMVVSCFFPDWLDGAPTVGDFDRTPGDGIDGFAQDYVVLPATAFTHAPKGFDAVEAATITTAGLTAWRALVVDGNLKPGDSVLLLGTGGVSIWALQIAKLMGATVAITSSSDEKLDRARSLGADFTVNYREQDAWGRAVRDWTGGRGVDHVVEVGGPGTLAQSIEAVRVGGHISLIGVLTGASGDVPTAALMAKQARLQGLIVGSRREQQDFVHALDGGAIRPVIDRRFPLEELVDAFRYEMGAGHFGKIGIEW; via the coding sequence ATGAAGGCGATGACATTGCGGTCCCCCATCGGGTTGGACAGCTTGAGAATGGAGGATCGTCCCGATCCTGGCGCGCCCGGTCCCGGTGCGATCCGAGTCGCGTTGCATGGCAGTTCGCTCAACTTTCACGATCTGGGCGTGGCAACGGGGCGTATGCCAACCGCCGACGGGCGCGTACCGCTCGCCGATGGCGCAGGCACGGTCGAGGCGGTCGGCGAGGGCGTCACCGAATTCGTACCCGGCGACATGGTCGTATCGTGCTTCTTCCCCGATTGGCTAGACGGAGCGCCGACCGTCGGCGACTTCGACCGTACGCCCGGGGACGGCATCGACGGTTTCGCCCAGGACTATGTCGTCCTGCCGGCAACTGCCTTCACGCACGCGCCCAAGGGTTTCGATGCGGTCGAGGCGGCGACCATCACGACCGCGGGCCTGACGGCATGGCGTGCGTTGGTCGTCGACGGAAACCTCAAGCCGGGCGACAGCGTGCTTCTGCTCGGCACGGGCGGCGTGTCGATCTGGGCGCTCCAGATCGCCAAGCTGATGGGTGCGACCGTCGCGATCACCTCGTCGTCGGACGAAAAGCTCGATCGCGCGCGCTCGCTTGGTGCCGATTTCACGGTCAACTACCGCGAGCAGGACGCGTGGGGCAGGGCCGTCCGTGACTGGACCGGCGGCCGCGGCGTCGATCACGTGGTCGAAGTCGGCGGGCCTGGCACGCTCGCGCAGTCGATCGAGGCGGTGCGCGTCGGCGGGCATATCTCGCTGATTGGCGTGCTGACCGGTGCCAGCGGCGACGTGCCGACAGCAGCCCTGATGGCGAAGCAGGCGCGGCTCCAGGGCCTAATCGTCGGCAGCCGACGCGAGCAGCAGGACTTCGTCCACGCGCTCGACGGCGGCGCGATCCGACCGGTCATCGATCGCCGCTTCCCGTTGGAGGAACTCGTCGACGCGTTCCGATACGAGATGGGCGCCGGGCATTTCGGCAAGATCGGCATCGAATGGTGA
- a CDS encoding DUF4440 domain-containing protein, whose amino-acid sequence MMDDNRIWEFEESLWTGDAEHYRALIDDECVMVLPETPFVMTGAQAIEAVADTPRWSKVAFSEQQVMRPQEGLITIAYKAEASRDGSSGYVAYCTTTMRRLSHEEWRVVQHQQTLSPVAGGA is encoded by the coding sequence ATGATGGACGACAACCGGATTTGGGAATTCGAGGAAAGCCTCTGGACCGGCGACGCCGAGCATTACCGGGCGCTGATCGACGACGAATGCGTCATGGTGCTGCCCGAAACCCCGTTCGTGATGACGGGCGCGCAGGCTATCGAAGCGGTCGCCGATACACCGCGCTGGTCGAAGGTAGCGTTCAGCGAACAGCAGGTCATGCGGCCGCAGGAAGGGCTGATCACAATCGCGTACAAAGCCGAAGCGAGCCGCGACGGATCCAGTGGCTATGTCGCCTATTGCACCACGACGATGCGGCGCTTGAGCCATGAGGAATGGCGCGTGGTGCAGCACCAGCAGACTCTCTCGCCGGTGGCCGGCGGGGCGTAA
- a CDS encoding DUF3253 domain-containing protein — protein sequence MTATNAQEATLALLASRAPTATVCPSEVARALASTAGPEAGAVSWRDLMPVVHATVDRLVIDGHVRLSWKGQALPTRSGPYRIGRA from the coding sequence ATGACCGCCACGAATGCGCAAGAGGCCACGCTGGCACTCCTTGCGAGCCGTGCACCAACCGCAACGGTTTGCCCCAGCGAAGTCGCACGAGCGCTTGCCAGCACAGCCGGTCCCGAGGCGGGGGCAGTGTCGTGGCGCGATTTGATGCCAGTAGTCCATGCGACCGTCGATCGGTTGGTGATCGACGGCCACGTACGATTGAGCTGGAAGGGGCAGGCGCTCCCAACGCGATCCGGACCTTATCGGATCGGTCGGGCCTAG
- a CDS encoding NAD-dependent epimerase/dehydratase family protein, translating into MERKTALVLGATGGIGGAVARLMEQRGWQVRALHRDPDSVVAKHGFDWRKGDAMVASDVATAAEGVSLIVHAVNPPGYRNWGKLVLPMIDNSIAAARANGARILLPGTVYNYGPDAFPDIAEDGPQHPQTRKGAIRVEMECRLRAFAESGAGTVLIVRAGDFFGAAAASTWFSQIVPAGKRPTAITYPGRRGVGHQWAYLPDVAETMVRLIEADGLDAFATYHMQGVWDADGTRMIDALCRVLGDPAVAVRRTPWWMMRLASPFVPTLREVMEMKYLWDQPVRLSNDRLTAKLGTEPHTPLDVAVRETLTAMGCLDAAPVVRPREAMPSYVVPVPLPIDAASVVTQ; encoded by the coding sequence ATGGAACGCAAGACCGCTTTAGTATTGGGTGCAACCGGCGGGATCGGTGGCGCGGTCGCACGACTGATGGAGCAGCGCGGCTGGCAGGTGCGGGCACTGCACCGGGATCCGGACAGCGTGGTTGCGAAGCACGGCTTCGATTGGCGCAAGGGGGACGCGATGGTCGCCAGCGACGTCGCCACCGCTGCCGAGGGCGTTTCCTTGATCGTTCATGCCGTGAACCCGCCCGGCTATCGCAACTGGGGCAAGCTGGTGCTGCCGATGATCGACAACAGCATCGCTGCGGCGCGTGCCAACGGTGCCCGGATATTGTTGCCGGGAACGGTCTATAACTACGGTCCCGACGCGTTCCCCGACATAGCGGAAGACGGTCCCCAACACCCGCAGACGCGCAAGGGCGCCATTCGGGTCGAGATGGAATGTCGACTGCGCGCGTTTGCGGAGAGCGGCGCGGGGACCGTGCTGATCGTGCGCGCCGGGGACTTTTTCGGTGCGGCTGCGGCGAGTACGTGGTTCAGCCAGATCGTGCCGGCGGGCAAACGACCAACCGCTATCACCTATCCGGGCCGGCGCGGGGTCGGGCATCAATGGGCGTATCTCCCCGACGTCGCCGAGACGATGGTGCGCCTGATCGAAGCCGATGGCCTCGACGCCTTCGCGACCTATCACATGCAGGGCGTCTGGGATGCCGACGGCACGCGAATGATCGACGCACTTTGTCGGGTGCTCGGCGACCCGGCAGTCGCGGTCCGGCGAACGCCGTGGTGGATGATGCGGCTGGCTTCGCCCTTCGTGCCGACCCTGCGCGAAGTGATGGAGATGAAATACTTGTGGGACCAGCCCGTCAGGTTGTCGAACGACCGTCTGACGGCCAAACTGGGGACAGAACCGCACACGCCGCTGGACGTTGCCGTTCGTGAAACGCTCACGGCGATGGGGTGCCTGGATGCGGCCCCGGTAGTTCGTCCTCGGGAAGCCATGCCGTCATACGTCGTGCCGGTACCGCTTCCGATCGATGCGGCGAGCGTTGTGACACAGTAG
- a CDS encoding LysR family transcriptional regulator, producing MNGSPSWDLYRTFEAVLRTGSLSGAARALGLTQPSVSRHIDALEQAIGRELFVRSQRGLTPTEAAVELKPYADAIASTSAALLRTAAGSAGAIAGTVRISASEVVSAEHLPAMLARLRQRHPALAFEISASNTVDDLLQRQADIAVRMTQPVQQSLIARKMPSIPIGLHAHADYLARRGTPATLRDIADHDIIGFDTETPAIRAFVESFPDIRRSAFALRIDSDVAQLAAIRAGFGIGICQVPIAKRHPQLVRVLPDAFAIDLPVWIVMHEDLRSSPRCRTVFDALVSGFASLS from the coding sequence ATGAACGGATCGCCGAGCTGGGACCTCTACCGTACGTTCGAAGCGGTGTTGCGCACGGGGTCCCTGTCGGGTGCCGCCCGCGCGCTCGGGCTGACTCAGCCCAGCGTCTCGCGGCATATCGACGCGCTCGAGCAGGCCATCGGTCGCGAGCTGTTCGTGCGATCGCAGCGCGGCCTGACGCCGACCGAGGCGGCCGTCGAGTTGAAACCCTATGCCGATGCGATCGCCTCCACCTCCGCCGCATTGCTGCGTACCGCCGCGGGCAGCGCCGGTGCGATCGCCGGGACGGTTCGGATCAGCGCTAGCGAGGTGGTCAGTGCGGAACACCTGCCGGCGATGCTGGCACGACTACGGCAGCGCCACCCCGCGCTCGCGTTTGAGATCTCGGCGTCGAACACGGTCGACGACCTGCTCCAGCGGCAGGCGGACATCGCGGTGCGCATGACCCAGCCCGTCCAGCAGTCGCTGATCGCCAGGAAAATGCCGTCGATCCCGATCGGCTTGCACGCCCACGCCGACTATCTGGCGCGGCGCGGCACTCCGGCGACACTGCGCGATATCGCCGACCATGACATCATCGGCTTCGATACCGAGACGCCAGCGATCCGCGCGTTCGTCGAGAGTTTTCCCGACATCAGGCGGAGCGCCTTCGCGTTACGGATCGACAGCGACGTCGCGCAGCTCGCCGCGATCCGCGCCGGGTTCGGGATCGGTATCTGCCAGGTCCCGATCGCCAAGCGGCACCCGCAACTCGTCCGCGTGCTGCCGGATGCCTTCGCGATCGACCTTCCCGTGTGGATCGTGATGCACGAGGATTTGCGCAGCAGCCCGCGCTGTCGCACCGTATTCGACGCGTTAGTCAGCGGGTTCGCGTCGCTATCCTAG
- the glpK gene encoding glycerol kinase GlpK: MTDTIILAIDQGTTSTRSMTFGTDGVPRKTVRREFPQHYPQSGWVEHDAEDIWRDTVETLKEAAEADGGKVAAIGITNQRETVVVWDRETGKPVHNAIVWQDRRTAALCAQLKADGNEPLVRERTGLILDPYFSGTKLKWILDTIDGVRARADRGELAFGTIDSFLLWRLTGGKVHATDASNASRTLLFDIHKGAWDPDMLRMLDIPESLLPEVKNNSAIFGETTSDLLGKSVPIGGMAGDQQAAVVGQACFQPGDAKSTYGTGCFVLLNTGKQAVTSKNGMLTTIAYQLDGEITYALEGSIFVAGAAVKWLRDGLGLINHAADTNDMATKLDGNGGVYLVPAFVGLGAPHWDPEARASITGLTFAATGSHIARAALESVAYQTTDLMNAMVADGARDARQIRVDGGMAANDWFCQFLADMLDTDVVRPANIETTAAGAAFLAGMAVGIWNGPDDISGAWREDRTFHPVMKTDERTALMAGWQEAVDRTRSRTRA, from the coding sequence GTGACCGACACCATCATCCTGGCGATCGACCAGGGCACGACCTCGACCCGCAGCATGACGTTCGGCACCGACGGCGTTCCCCGCAAGACCGTACGACGCGAATTCCCACAGCATTATCCGCAGTCCGGCTGGGTCGAGCATGATGCCGAGGACATCTGGCGCGACACGGTCGAGACCCTGAAGGAAGCCGCAGAAGCCGACGGCGGCAAGGTCGCCGCGATCGGCATCACCAACCAGCGCGAGACGGTGGTCGTGTGGGACCGCGAGACTGGCAAACCCGTCCACAACGCGATCGTCTGGCAGGATCGCCGTACCGCCGCGCTATGCGCGCAACTGAAGGCGGACGGCAACGAACCGCTGGTTCGCGAGCGGACCGGCCTGATCCTCGACCCCTATTTCTCGGGGACGAAGCTCAAATGGATACTCGACACCATCGATGGCGTCCGTGCTCGCGCCGACCGGGGCGAATTGGCGTTCGGGACGATCGACAGCTTCCTGCTCTGGCGGCTGACCGGCGGCAAGGTCCACGCGACCGACGCATCGAATGCCTCGCGGACGCTACTGTTCGACATCCACAAGGGCGCGTGGGATCCGGACATGCTGCGAATGCTCGACATCCCCGAAAGCCTGCTACCCGAGGTCAAGAACAACAGCGCGATCTTCGGCGAAACGACATCCGACCTGCTCGGAAAGTCGGTCCCGATCGGGGGGATGGCGGGCGACCAGCAGGCGGCCGTGGTCGGCCAGGCCTGTTTCCAGCCCGGCGATGCCAAGTCGACCTATGGCACCGGCTGCTTCGTGCTGCTCAACACTGGCAAGCAGGCGGTGACGAGCAAGAACGGCATGCTGACGACGATCGCCTACCAGCTCGACGGCGAGATCACCTATGCGCTGGAGGGATCGATCTTCGTCGCGGGCGCCGCGGTGAAGTGGCTGCGCGACGGCCTCGGCCTGATCAACCACGCGGCGGATACCAACGACATGGCGACCAAGCTCGACGGCAATGGCGGCGTCTACCTGGTGCCGGCGTTCGTCGGCCTCGGCGCGCCGCATTGGGATCCCGAAGCGCGTGCAAGCATTACCGGGCTCACATTCGCCGCGACCGGATCGCACATCGCCCGCGCCGCGCTGGAGTCGGTAGCTTATCAGACGACCGACCTGATGAACGCGATGGTTGCCGACGGCGCGCGCGATGCCCGCCAGATTCGGGTCGACGGCGGGATGGCCGCGAACGACTGGTTCTGCCAGTTTCTCGCGGACATGCTCGATACCGACGTGGTTCGCCCCGCCAATATCGAGACGACAGCGGCCGGTGCCGCGTTCCTCGCGGGCATGGCGGTCGGCATCTGGAACGGTCCCGACGACATCTCCGGAGCCTGGAGGGAGGATCGGACGTTTCATCCGGTGATGAAGACGGACGAGCGAACGGCCCTGATGGCGGGGTGGCAGGAGGCCGTCGATCGAACGCGTTCGAGGACCAGGGCATGA
- the glpD gene encoding glycerol-3-phosphate dehydrogenase has protein sequence MTTSTKSRDVDLLVIGGGVNGTGIARDAAGRGLKVMLVEQDDLAAHTSSASSKLIHGGLRYLEMYEFRLVREALEEREKLLDIAPHLIRGMRFVMPLADGMRPAWLIRIGLFLYDHIGGGSRLPKSVGVRLDRTAWGKGLKPVKRGFVYSDGWVDDARLVVLNALDAAERGADIRTHVKFEGATRETDRWVAKLGDGSIVHARAIANTSGPWVGKVLDDMPAAHHEPPPRLVKGSHIVVPRLFDGDHAFILQNDDKRVIFAIPYQGDLTLVGTTDKPFDGDPSAPTIDPDETEYLCASVNRYFTRQTSAHDVVTSYSGVRPLFDDGNANASKVTRDYVLKLGTADAPQILSAFGGKITTYRRLSEHALEELAPFLPPMTEAWTDDAPLPGGDLPPGGIAAFVETVGKRWPFLDDATALRMAHAYGTRIDAVLGDATSIVDLGHGLCTREVDYLVESEWARSVEDILWRRTKLGIHGGATLRDAVSEYLTANGLATPA, from the coding sequence ATGACGACCAGTACCAAGTCCAGAGATGTCGACCTTCTCGTCATCGGTGGCGGGGTGAATGGCACCGGCATCGCCCGTGACGCCGCCGGCCGAGGATTGAAGGTGATGCTGGTCGAGCAGGACGATCTGGCCGCGCATACGTCGTCCGCGAGTTCGAAGCTGATCCATGGTGGCCTGCGCTATCTCGAGATGTACGAGTTCCGGCTGGTGCGCGAAGCGCTGGAAGAACGCGAGAAGCTCCTCGACATCGCGCCGCACCTGATCCGCGGCATGCGTTTCGTCATGCCGCTGGCGGACGGCATGCGACCGGCCTGGCTGATCCGGATCGGGCTGTTCCTGTACGATCATATCGGCGGCGGCAGCCGGCTGCCCAAATCGGTCGGCGTACGGCTCGACCGCACAGCATGGGGCAAGGGGCTGAAGCCGGTCAAACGCGGTTTCGTCTATTCTGACGGCTGGGTCGACGATGCAAGACTGGTGGTCCTCAACGCGCTCGACGCGGCGGAACGCGGTGCCGACATCCGCACGCATGTTAAGTTCGAAGGTGCGACGCGCGAAACCGACCGTTGGGTTGCCAAGCTGGGCGACGGCAGCATTGTGCACGCGCGCGCCATCGCGAACACGTCCGGTCCCTGGGTCGGCAAGGTCCTGGACGACATGCCGGCGGCGCATCACGAGCCCCCGCCACGGCTGGTCAAGGGCAGTCATATCGTCGTGCCCCGCCTGTTCGACGGCGACCATGCCTTCATCCTCCAGAACGACGACAAGCGCGTGATCTTCGCGATTCCGTATCAGGGCGACCTCACCTTGGTCGGTACGACGGACAAGCCGTTCGACGGCGATCCGTCCGCACCGACGATCGATCCCGACGAAACCGAGTATCTCTGCGCCAGCGTGAACCGGTATTTCACCCGCCAGACCTCGGCCCACGACGTAGTCACCAGTTACTCGGGGGTCCGCCCGCTGTTCGACGACGGCAACGCGAACGCATCCAAGGTCACGCGTGATTATGTCCTGAAGCTTGGTACCGCCGATGCGCCCCAGATATTGTCCGCGTTCGGGGGCAAGATCACGACCTATCGCCGCCTGTCGGAACATGCGCTGGAGGAACTCGCGCCGTTCCTTCCACCGATGACTGAGGCGTGGACCGACGACGCGCCGCTTCCCGGTGGCGACCTGCCCCCGGGCGGGATCGCGGCGTTCGTGGAGACGGTCGGCAAACGCTGGCCGTTCCTGGATGACGCGACCGCGCTACGGATGGCGCATGCGTATGGCACGCGGATCGACGCCGTGCTGGGCGACGCGACCAGCATCGTCGACCTCGGCCACGGCCTTTGCACGCGCGAGGTCGACTATCTCGTCGAAAGTGAATGGGCGCGCTCGGTGGAGGACATCCTGTGGCGGCGGACGAAGCTCGGCATCCACGGAGGTGCGACACTGCGCGATGCAGTTTCCGAATATCTGACCGCGAATGGGTTGGCGACGCCTGCGTAA
- a CDS encoding ANTAR domain-containing response regulator, whose product MRIAIIDTSTTRAAIISDGLREAGLDDIVVIDGTLGMVAALEKAAPEVVLINLENPSRDVLEEFFAVSRALARPIAMFVDQSDAESTNAAVDAGVSAYIVDGLAKQRIKPVIDLAIRRFQAFARLQAELHEARSALADRTTVDRAKAILMKRRGIDEPTAYGLLRAQAMRSNRRIAEIADAIITSDVLMGDL is encoded by the coding sequence ATGCGGATCGCGATCATCGACACGAGCACGACGCGTGCTGCGATCATCTCGGATGGCCTGCGCGAGGCGGGGCTTGACGATATCGTGGTGATCGACGGCACTTTGGGGATGGTCGCTGCGCTTGAGAAGGCAGCGCCCGAAGTGGTGCTGATCAACCTCGAAAATCCGAGCCGCGACGTGCTCGAGGAGTTCTTTGCGGTGTCGCGCGCGCTGGCGCGGCCGATCGCGATGTTCGTCGACCAGAGCGATGCGGAGTCTACGAACGCGGCGGTCGATGCGGGGGTGTCGGCGTATATCGTCGACGGGCTCGCCAAGCAGCGGATCAAGCCGGTCATCGACCTCGCGATCCGCCGGTTTCAGGCGTTCGCAAGGTTGCAGGCGGAGTTGCACGAGGCCCGCAGCGCGCTGGCCGATCGGACGACGGTCGACCGCGCCAAGGCGATCCTGATGAAACGTCGCGGCATCGACGAGCCGACCGCCTACGGCCTGCTCCGCGCGCAGGCGATGCGATCCAACCGACGGATCGCCGAGATCGCCGACGCAATCATCACCAGCGACGTCCTGATGGGAGATTTGTGA